The Oncorhynchus gorbuscha isolate QuinsamMale2020 ecotype Even-year unplaced genomic scaffold, OgorEven_v1.0 Un_scaffold_7193, whole genome shotgun sequence region aaatcctacaatgtgattttctggattttttttctcattttgtctgtcatagttgaagtgtacctatgatgagaattacaggcctctctcatcgttttaagtgggagaacttgcacaattggtggctgactaaatactttttgccccactgtatatgataaGTCTGCAGCTGTAAGGAACTAGTGTTGGGCAGTCTACAGGGATGACCTATGGACTTCTGAGAAGATAACTGGTGAGTGCTGTAGCTGTAGAGTTAAAGGCCTCAAAATAAATGTTCAACTTTACTAAGGCTGGTGTTacccacaggccaacgtcatgacatacTGCTTGGCTATTTAAGGTCTGTAGGAAGCCAGATCATCTCATACTTCCCTCCtcacagagagtcagtcagaaaaacagacagagacaggcagttaggtagacaagcagacagacatggCCAGGCTGGACGTGACAGAGACCTTCCATCACATCTCATTCCCTGGGCACATTCACACCCAGGACTCCCTGAACTATGCCCTCCACTTCCAGTTTCAGGACAGGGACACTGTCATCGCCACCTACCCCAAATCAGGTGAGACAggacagctctgtcacaccactGCTCGGTGTCACAACACATTAGACATGCTGCAACACTAGCCAACTGCAGGACTTTTCCTTCTGTCACACTATGCAGTTGAAGCAAACGGTCAGGGTTTTAATAACTGTATATGCACAGACTCCAGTAGGTTATTGTATTGTTACTGTTGGTTTAACTTGTCAATGATTAATTGCTTTCAAGATCCACTTCTCTCAGACCATCTGTCTTTATGGAAGTAGTGGTTTAGGCAGGGATTCAATGAAGACAGAGGTATTAGGTGTACagttctctctctttaactcttcTTTCCCTTTGTGATCTCTGGTTAAAGGGACTACCTGGATGCAGGAGATTGTCACTCTTGTGAAAAACAGAGGGGACCCACAACTCTCCAAAACTGTGCCCAGCTGGGCACGAGCCCCCTGGCTGGAACAGCATGGCAGTGCAAAGGTGCTGGAAGCCACCCAGGGGGACCGAATCATCACCACTCACCTGCCCTACAACCTGCTGGCTTCTGCACTTCAAGGCTCCAAAGCTAAGGTAGGATGTGGTTATGTTGAAGAGACTATTCTCAAAGCTGTGAGACATTTCCTATTTTGTAAAGCAACTCTATGGAAATAATATATTGATAGTTAGTGACACTATCTCCACCCCATCTCTCAGGTCATCTATGTCGCCAGAAACCCCAAAGATGTTGCTGTGTCATATTACCACTTCCATAAAATGGCCAAGTTCCTCCCAGAACCCAATTCCTTTGATGAGTTTCTGGATAGTTTCCTGGAGGGATCAGGTGAGTTGACACTAATGATTTGTACAACGAGCAATTCTGGGATTTAATCCTACTATTACAGTCAGATCTAATCCAACGTTTACCCTTTTTACAGTGAGTCATGGGTCCTGGTTCGATCATGTGAAAGGCTGGACGAGTCAAGCAGGAGTCTTGGCAAATGTTCTTTATATCTCTTATGAGGAGATGTGGCTGGTAGGATAACTCTTGTCTATCACTGTCTGATATGTATTGTTGTCGTCATCAATTGCAAACATCCCATTACATTCTCTCTTCGTCATTGCAGTTGTGTCACCACTAACCATATTGTAGACGTGTCCATTTAAGCGCATCAGAACACAACACTTGTATTACAGTCTCATGAGTCTCTGAGGTTGTGTAACTACAGAAATAGGCTATCCTTCAGACATGAAAATATTAGTCATAGATTACAAATAGACCTTTGTGAGATGCTACTTTAAGTGACATACGTGAACATAGCTTTAGGAAAAATAAATGCTTGCATTGTAGATATTCACagattcatttttttattttatgtttacttcacctttatttatccaggtaggccagttgataacaagttctcatttacaactctgacctggccaagataaagcaaagcagtgtgacacaaacaacaacacagttacacatggaataaacaaacgtacagtcaataacacagtagaaaaagtctataagcaatgtgtgcaaatggtaaggaggtaaggcaataaataggccatagtaattacaatttagcaaattaacactagagtgatagatgtgcatgatgatgatgaggaagtAGAactactggtgtgcaaaagagcaaagtaaataaaaacaatatggggatgaggtaggtgcagattggatgggctatttacagctgCAGCAGTCgcaagctgctcagatagctgatgcttaaagttagtgagggcgatataagtctccaacttcagcaatttctGCAATTCgtttccaatcattggcagcagagaactggaaggaaaggcggccaaaggagatgTTAGCTTGGAcaaccagtgagatatacctgctggagcgtaaAGCACGGGTGGGtgttactatggtgaccagtgagctgagataaaggcggagctttacctagcaaagacttatagatgacctgagccagtgggtctggcgactaatatgtagAGGGCCAGCCggctagagcatacaggtcgcagtagtggtgatatatggggttttggtgacaaaacgggatggcactgtgatagactgcatccagtttactgagtagagttttggaggttatttttgtaaatgacatcaccgaagtcgagatcggtaggatagtcagttttacgaggtatgtttggcagcatgagtgaaggaggctttgttgcaaataggaagccgactctagatttaattttgattggagatgtttaatatggtctgaaggagagtttgcagtctagccagacacacCCTAGAATATCTGGACAACTGTAAATACTTGTCAgaatcgtccagagtagtgatgctagctCTGGACGGGCAGGTGGGGACATGTAATGCTGAAAATCATGGATTTAGATTTACTAGTGATTTAAGAGCAGTTGAGGCCacaaaggagtgttgtatggcattgaagctcgcttTGGAGGTTTACAATACA contains the following coding sequences:
- the LOC124019147 gene encoding sulfotransferase 2B1-like; this encodes MARLDVTETFHHISFPGHIHTQDSLNYALHFQFQDRDTVIATYPKSGTTWMQEIVTLVKNRGDPQLSKTVPSWARAPWLEQHGSAKVLEATQGDRIITTHLPYNLLASALQGSKAKVIYVARNPKDVAVSYYHFHKMAKFLPEPNSFDEFLDSFLEGSVSHGSWFDHVKGWTSQAGVLANVLYISYEEMWLDLQGSMERISSFLQFPLVGEELTNSLRHCSFSSMSDNAMVNYTQIPKEIMDHSKGKFMRKGIIGDWRNTFTEEQIGIFDTVYSYQMKDCPLTFMWECPPESCGGGGGGQVSGDQDRALTLHDAGD